The Mugil cephalus isolate CIBA_MC_2020 chromosome 8, CIBA_Mcephalus_1.1, whole genome shotgun sequence genome segment CCAGTAGATGGTCAGGACGTTGCTGTCCGAGGAAGCCGATAGATCAACCCAGGAGCTGTCCAGCACTTCCAGGTCAGTCTTCAGGCCGGGCTGGTCCCACCCAGCAACGTGAAGCACCCACTTCCCATAGATCTGTCAGCAGCAAAAGAGTAATTTCTACTAAAATCTAATAATCATTGATAAAAGCAGATAAAATAACTCATCTGGAAACCATGTAGAGCATGATATATGCAAGATGCACAGGAAACTGGATGTTAATGAGGTTCATTAATGGCAAATGCTAAACCCcagataaaatgtaaaatcatgCTAATCAGATGTAGTAGAAGCTACATAAACAAACATGTCTGTGCTTTGACTGTGCCACTCCTCAAATGACCAGCTCATAAGAAATGATACTCACGGGACTGTGGCTGTCCAGCACCTGAGGTTTAACCAGCTCTTTGCAGTCCAGATCTGATGCAGCACTCAGGGAGGCGAGGGCCAGCAGAGCTACAACCAACTGTGCAGCCTTTTCTTTTGACAGCAGGCGGCCAGAGAGCAACACCAATGTCAGAGATCCTGCTAGCAACAGCCTCCTCAAAGGAGCTGGGGGAAGGATTTCATAACAGTGGGCTGGGCCACAGATCCCCACCCAACCCACGcacccacactcacacaaacacacacactcttttctctctgtctttcctctctGGGGAAGAAGTGTTTCACTTTTCATCCAGTCAGCGGGAGCTTGTGTCCTGTTTATCTTGTTGCATAATAGCCAGCTGGCAGAGTCTGAATAGCGAGACCCCCGCATCTTTCAATATGTGAACACCTTGCACAGACGttcttttctctcacacaaacatgcagaagAATTGAAAAGAAAGTCACACAcgaagacacaaacacaacagattcctgctcctctcctctcctctccattttattttgtattgcaCCATGTGCACCTGAAAGTGGCAGAGGGGCTGCTTGACGGTCAGTAGTGACACGAGCTTTCAATCAAACTGCCAGTGAATGATCTCTAGTTCGTGTTTGTTGTGCACGTGGATTCAGCTCGCCGCCTTCTTATCTTCAAAATTGTCCGTTGTTCACACATGAAGCGACCATCATAAAACACTTACAAAAACATCGGAGAAGTTAACGAACCcacacaaatatacaaacacagCACCCATTTGCTTCTCCCCAGTAAATGCAGGTCAGATCGCTCTTTCGCCAGGCGCCATCTTACGTAACATGTctcatttgttcttttcctctttctttcctttatttttacagtgcaaCACAATTTGTGAAAGTGCTTCTGGCAGCCATGGGAAACTGCTGCTCTCCATCCATCAAGGGGCCACAAGAGGCAACATGAAAAGATTAGCACTGAGGTAGAACAGGAACAAGAATGAAACTAGAAGCCACAATCCTGTTCAGTTCTGTTTCTATGATTGAAGGTTGTTCCTTTACTTTATTGTAGCTGAAATCATTGGGTGATCGCTGTCAGCTGCAAAGAGCCAGAAATATTCATGCAAAACAGaagcatgaacacacaaaaaatctaTGCTACCTTACAGTAAAAGGAAGTTCAGTCCATTCCCTTAATATCCTGTGCATGACTCATTGGGACTCACATCTAAGAAGCCATGGCTAAATACGCATCTGACTGGATTAACTTCCGGTCTTATTTGAGGTGTGCAGCAGATTCTAACGCTGcctttaaaaactattttctgcaTTGATCTTCCTTCTTTACATCTGTGGGAGCCTCCTTCATTGGTTCAGAATCAACCCAAGCTGATCAATACCTCATTAAATTACCCGTCGAGCACTTGAGTGTGCAGCGGTAAAGATTTATAGAGAGAAAAATCTTTTCTGCAGTTTCTCCAAAATGTGAACCTTGTGGGAAGTTGAAGCCAAACTCGAAAACTTCTAGTGAAGAAGCATCCAATTTCCCAGAATGCGCTCGAGGGCGGTGAGAGAAAAGTTAAAGTTCCTGCAACCAGCTTCTCCAAACATCTgctgtataaaataaatcaacacagTAAACTAAACTTTTGAGTTTCGAAGCTTTTAACATGAGATCACAGTTACTAGGTACTCACGGAAATAGGTAGAAGTTTCCAATTTACAAGATTTTAATGATGCACTTTCACCCTGTTTAGTTATTTCTGTCCTCGTTCAGTTTCTGTACCTTAAAGGGATCCTTCACCATATACCATGATTACTTCTTGCCCTTTCGTTTTTTACTTGTGATGGTCTGCGTATATTTCTTTCCCTTACCTGTGTATTTGCAAGTTCCATTTGTTGCATTCAAATGGACCTTAGCTATCTGATTCAAATGACGCTGTCTTTCAGAGAAATCCAAAACCCAGCGCTTGGGTTAGCTGGGCTTCGGCCGGGCATGGGCTCAGAGTGGGCCTTGTTGCTCGGCTCCACACAGACCCTGCATAGCCCTTATTTTCCCCTTCCACAGTCTTCGTCAAGCCTTCCTCAAGCATCTCCTTGCAAGTAACATAATCGGCAAACataaaaagctaataaaaaagAACGGAAGTAACTTATTGCTTTGtcttaaacacacaaaatgtgaagTCTGGGTTGGAGTGCGATCCAGGAGCTAGTGATGCGCAAAGGAGTCGACTCTAAGAGACGCTGCTCGGAAGTGAATCAGAAGAGCAGATTCCAATTGAATGTGAGACCCTAAAGGCTCGTAAGACTACTGCGGGACCTTGAAGCAGTAGCCTATGCACATAGCCAACACTGCACCGGTCCAAGCCAtcactctgtaacaacaacACCCAAATGCTagctagtgtttttttttgccagtcagattcatttttgtttctacttcctgcttcactttcaacaatggtgactaaAACTTTAGTCAAAAACTTTTAGCTACATGTGGTGAGGAAAATAGCagcagtttggccaatgcaaaaAGGTGGAGACACGTTTTCCGTATTTCTAAAGTCTACGGTTAACAATTGTGATTGTTTATGTACCCATTTTATCACTATAATTAATAGTCTCAAGGTCTTTTCCCCAATCATCGTAATGGTGTTGGCAGGACGAATCGGGTCACACTCATTTTGACTTAACATACTCAGAATTATTTGTCCCAGCCCGCTTCTTCAACCTTCTGATCACCAGCTAAAACTTATCTCATAATATGTGCGGCAGTCAGTGTCAATGTGGGGAGTAGCTTGAACCACAACAAACAAGTGAAACATGAAATGCAACAATAGAAGTTTGTCttacaaatgacaaaatccGACGCTTTAAGGGAAGAGAAGCTTTATACCAGCATATTCAAAACCCATGAAACTTCTCTGTGtatttacaaaaacataatacaagaataaaaaagagaaaatgaacacATCACAAATGGAGTCCCACATACCgccacaaaacagaaacaaaaaaaaacaaaacatgatccGATTTACAAATGCATCTTCTTAAACTCCCACCTATGGCTTCGatctaacacaaaaacaaaataaaacacctctgTTCAGTCGCTCCCTTCTGCAGTAATTCTCTCCAGAGttatctttaaataataataataataataatatcaaataCACATACGAGACAGAGGAGCTACATTTGTGAGCTGTACACTGTACACGCAGTCAGGGGAGGGAAAGGAGAATGTTCACAGGAGTATTGACCCTTTTTACATGATGATAATTCATCCTGGGCAGTgaaaaaagttttaaacatCGATTAAAAACAAGCTTACTTCAGCTTTCTGTACCAACCAACTTCTCATATCATACTAAAATCACAGTTTAGCCGGATGATAATTAAGTGTGAGAGTCCGAGGTGACCGTTTATGGTTcctaattttaacattttatgttAGAAGATTATTGTCCATTGTACCCATTCTGCCACTGTGGCTGATGAACCAATTGGATCCAGAATTAGAGATGAGAGAGGCGTCAGCtaaccaaaccaaaacattaTTTAACTACTGGTTCAAAGTGGCCCACAAAACAAAACGTTTCGCCTGTACAGTGCTGTTGATTGTTAACCTTTGTGCTGACAAAGTTACATCTGCCATAGTGTCTGATCCCATATGACTTAAAGGAAGACTATGGAActtttgaaagaagaaataacacaTTCTCCTTAATACAAGTATTGTTACTTATAAAAAAGTACAAATGTTCAATTCGGAATTCATTCGAAGCGTTCGTTTTTAGATATTATAAAGCCACTTATATATTCTGTTTTAACACTGACCCTTTTCACTGAATGATTACTGTTCCACAAAAGTTCATAGTCTCACATTAAGCTTTGAGCACACTTATTAAAATAACCctttaatgtaatttcaaaatgaaaatgcaaacacatatTTCAATTTGTGCTGAAGACTTCGTGTAAATTAGGATTATTGTCTTAATTCTGATCGTCTGCCTTAACGGCCGAGACGGATTAAAATGTCTCGAATTTGTTTGTGGATGGAAATTTGAAAATATCAACCACGCAgaacataaaacatataaaacgtTGGTGGTGTTACAGATTTAGACAACCGTAAATGCAGAAAGAGCTACATCTAACTGCACAAGCCTCAAATAAAACCACGAGGCAATATGGCTGTGATGTGATGCACTTGTCTATTGATGAAGTAAGTTGTCGAGAAAAGACGAAAGATAATGTCAACCAGTTTGACTaatcaatgaatcaatcaaaacatatttttgtctaTTCAAATCCTTTGGGAATTTAAACTTTAGGATACTGCATTTTGTTTCGTCGATACTGAACTCTGTGATATGATGCAAAAGGCAGAAAACATCTGTCTGCAAAAGGAGCGTGTGCACTGTCTCCTACACACTGTATGCAAATATACAAAGAGTTCTCCTCTGGGTCAATTTGGTTCCTTTGTACAGTCTCATGGTTGCAGAGGAAGAACTGATGAATGTAGCTGGGTCACCACTTAGAACAGGAGAAGAAACAGGACAGAAACCAATGGAGAGGTCGGGGGTCAGTGGAAGGATGGTGCCTGGGGCGACTGTCCCGACTGGGCAGGCGGTTGCAGTGGAAGAGTCACTGGCCTAGATGACATCACATCCTGTCCCTCTGCTTTTCACCCATCCACACCAGGTTAATGAGCGACGGACCAAACTGCTTCCAGAGCCTTCACACgctcatcgtcatgtttggagaatACTGCAGAGATGAGACAGGAAACAGATgggattattttacttattacaCTAGTATCCTGAATGACCAATTCCTATGTAGCTGTAGCTTTAATACCAATTCAATTCTATTTTATTGATACAGAGTCGATTACAATCCACATGTATATGACATGAGACATCATGTCACTTTACAGAACTCAGATTCTGAAACACCCAGAGAGGAAAAACGTCTTTTTAACACAAAGAAGCCTTGAGAAGTACCCAGTTGATGTGGAGGGGAACCATCTGCTTGACGTTGAAGCAGAACTCAGTTTTAATTTagtcatttcatttatgttAACTATGACACTATATCCAGACAACAGAGTATAAAATAGCTACAAACTCTAGTCTGAAGTATCTGTCTGGCTTAtcttaacttagcttagcataaagacatgAAAACAGGTTACGTGACTAGCCTGGCTCCGGCTCCGCTAAAGTTAATGTTATACCTTGTTTAGACAATCCTACGTGACTTCCTGTGGTACTGTGAGCACAGAGTTAAACATTGTTCAGCAGATGACACCTGACTTACGCTTTCATTCTGAAAAGGGTTAAGGAAGTTTCCTcccatctctccatcctccctGGGTGTCCCTGGTTGGTTGCTCATACTTAGGTTACCAGGAGAGTTCTGTTCAAAGGTAAGAAAAATGTTGCTCAGCAGTGATTGCTACTATCAGAGCTGCATAAATATGAAGTGCACTTTCAAGCTATGAGTTTATAGTAGGTAAAGTAGCTTCTTTTACCTTGGGGAGACTGTCCATATCACCTGATCCTGAAGCAAGAATGAACATAAATCAAATTACTGCCATCAAATGAAAGTTTGCTCTTTATGAATGATTTGACATAACCGTACATTTAGTCCCAGTGTATCACATTTGTTCTTTTACCTAAGGATCCGTTCATGTGATGGGGCTCCATTCCAGCCATTCCCCCTAATGGTCCGTCGCTACCTGCACCCATAGGGAACTGAGAGTGGTTCACACGTAAGAGGGATTAGCATCAAATGAAACTCTAACATGGAAGgagtatttcttttttgatatAAAAGAGCTACTGCACCCACACAGACTctatacagagagaaaaatgactCACATTTGGTCGGCTTCCACCCGGAGGGACTGTGTTTATCATAGTGTACATGTTGTCGCCGGAGTTGGTTGAATCTgatgagaaaaacagaaaaaaaacaaaacaataagatGATAAAAACTCTTTAacatgtgtaaacacacacacagacatacatagAGCTTACCTGCTGGGCTCGGCATTATTGGGGTTCCAGGtggccctcctcctcctggaggtCCCTGAAACCAGAGTTTGGTTTCCATAACTAATGAATTACAGCCTATTCTGCTAAATATCAACAGCGTCAACATGAACATACATACCACATAACTTCCTGGAGATGCAGACGAGTAAGGGGTCTAAGGAAATGCAGAAGAATACCTTTAAAGGAATGCAATAAGCATTTAACTTTTTGTTTCACATAGGACTCTTCGGGCACTTACAGAGTTGGAGTTTGGAGGATTTGGCCAAGGTCTACCACCACCAGGTcccctggaacacacacacacacacacacacacacacacacacacacacacacacacacttcactttctgttttcagtcGGCTTCTTTGTTTCTAATTCATTTGGGCTACGTTGGCAACAACAAGCTCTTCTGATGCCAACGAAAGGTAATGGGaacaataagttaaaaaaacaaaacaacaaaagacgaCGGAGCAGAGAAAAAAGCTCTCCCAGTATCTATTTGAGAGTCAAGAACGGTCAGTGAAGTTAAGATGTAGGAAAGCTACAGCGCCGACTGTAGTAGGACATTAAGGATATTTGTtaacaaagagagagggatgtgGTGAGTTTGTTTACAGCTTAGGGAGGAGAATAGGAATGAGTGCTCTCTCCATCCCCGTCTGTGACAGCAGATTATATTACACTCACATGCTCATTCCAGGCATCCCAGGACCAACCAGGGCATTCAGTGGTGGTCTCATGCCCCCTCCGTAGttctaaaaaaacacaccaaaaccaAACTGAGTTACACGGACAAGAGAGTAACTATTGCAAACAATGTTCCTACAAAGTATTTGGCTGCAAACCTGAGGCCCTAGTGGCACCATGCCCCTGGGTGGAGTCATCCTCTGCATCGGCCCTCCCATGTTTGGATGACCTGAAGCACAAGACACATTCgatgtttgtcatttttcaaCTGGGGAAGTTGTCTGTAAGCTGGAAGCGTTACTGTGAACAGCAGCTGAGAGCTCAACTCCTTCTTTAAACAAGCAagcacttttgtgttttcacacatttgtCTCCACACGGCGGCCTTTTGGAATCAAAGGAATAACATCAGTTACAGAGACGACGAAACCAAATACACCAGTGATTGTAAAACATTTCCATGTGTTTcagttacacatttttttttcctcctaacGTTGGCTGAAAAGCAACCGAACAACTAAAGTCTTTGTACTCATGCATAATTTATGTGGTGTCTGGAGGAGTTAGGAGTTTGTGTAAATGGGGCTGTGTTTAAATGATAAgatgagatatattttttttttaaaaatcaacatatggcatgaagagacagaaagcaTGAATTCATCTCACTAACAAGTGCCCACAGACCGACATGCCTCTGTGCTGCGGGACTTCACTGCAGCGTTAAAAcgattaaaaacacataaacctgCCACAGTGAGACACACTGTATCTCAACTCTGTCTCGCAGTTATGATGCACGAGGCGAGTGTGTCTACTTTACATCTCATCAAACATTGAAGGAGCACATAAAACTATTTTGCAAGCTCTGTGACATCAAATGCGACTCTCAGGAGATCAACATTCTGAACACAAGTTCAGTGTAATGAAAGGAACGTCAGTCGGCGCAACAGTGTGGCTGTATTTGGTTGAGACAAAATCGTGCCAGCGTCGCCCGTGTATTTCGGAGCGTCTGTGCGTACCTTGCTGTCTCGTGGGATCCATTCCACTTGGTAACATGGGCTGGCTGCCTGGAACTCCTCCAAGGCCCTGCAAAGCAAACAGGGATCAATCTTCTGCATATTCACCTCTGTCACATAGATACTGACCATTTCTAACATCTGATTATGTCTGTCATAGTGTGGCTTTTACCTGATTAGGTAATCTGAGGGGTGGTCTGGGTCCGCCGGGGTATCGAGGTGACATAAATGGCTGAAGAGTAGGTAAATAAAACGTTCAAgtcaaataaatggaaatattgTGACAGAAGCCGTGtgagaaaatatataattttatagTCATTTTATAGCCATTTTTTCTTCATAACCTCTTCTGCTGATTTTCTTTGggctcattttcttttaacaacAGCTCTATGACAGCAGAGCGGGGCGGCGAACCGCTTTTTTATTGGACTGAATTTACGgggcaaaaaaataagagaataaaGGATGAAGTTAATAATGATGTCAGAACATGTGTTGACGAGTGGAACTTGGCGGTGAGTGTGTGAGAAGTTCTTTTGCACCTGTGAGTGGGTTTTCACTTGTCCTCACCACAGACGGTAGCAATGCTGCTGCTATGTCTGCTGAACTAATACCACAGTGGTCATAAAAGCTTGTGTCAAGTGCTGGAGATGCAATACTATAATGTGCCACTAGAGAGCAATGCCCCTCTTAATTTGATTTGCTAATTCACTCTCTTAGCCCATGAGtgatcaaatgaaaacaaatagagTATTCTGGGTCTATTCAAGTACGATAAGGacttaaaatgttgttttatatcAACAAATGAACGCAAACAGCGAACAAACTCAGTGAATGACTTCATTATTAGAAATGAAATACAGATTGAATCAGTATAAGATATCTCAAGGCACAAATCTGCATTTACTGTGCAAATTATATGCAGTTAATCATAAAAATCAGTGACTCTGTGATCTGATctagacacaaaaaaaacctgaatgaGTGGAAACTGGAAATCAGgtaattgttttaaatgcatttaactgATAGGTCTTGATGAGACCCACTTCAAAGTGCAACTGATCTTcagacagagatggaaaagaCTGTTCAGGCTCACGTTTGAGTTTTTGAAAGCGGGGTTAAGAAATGCCTCAGAAGGCTATTGATCTGTGTGTCAGATGCGAGTGTCTGAATTGGACTGAT includes the following:
- the ssbp2a gene encoding single-stranded DNA-binding protein 2 isoform X2 encodes the protein MYAKGKSSNVPSDSQAREKLALYVYEYLLHVGAQKSAQTFLSEIRWEKNITLGEPPGFLHSWWCVFWDLYCAAPERRDTCEHSSEAKAFHDYSAAAAPSPVLGNLPPGEGMPVGPVPPGFFQPFMSPRYPGGPRPPLRLPNQGLGGVPGSQPMLPSGMDPTRQQGHPNMGGPMQRMTPPRGMVPLGPQNYGGGMRPPLNALVGPGMPGMSMGPGGGRPWPNPPNSNSTPYSSASPGSYVVCMFMLTLLIFSRIGCNSLVMETKLWFQGPPGGGGPPGTPIMPSPADSTNSGDNMYTMINTVPPGGSRPNFPMGAGSDGPLGGMAGMEPHHMNGSLGSGDMDSLPKNSPGNLSMSNQPGTPREDGEMGGNFLNPFQNESYSPNMTMSV
- the ssbp2a gene encoding single-stranded DNA-binding protein 2 isoform X3, translating into MWQIYGFRFDLVLDDLLGGNREEKSLRSLVNERLALYVYEYLLHVGAQKSAQTFLSEIRWEKNITLGEPPGFLHSWWCVFWDLYCAAPERRDTCEHSSEAKAFHDYSAAAAPSPVLGNLPPGEGMPVGPVPPGFFQPFMSPRYPGGPRPPLRLPNQGLGGVPGSQPMLPSGMDPTRQQGHPNMGGPMQRMTPPRGMVPLGPQNYGGGMRPPLNALVGPGMPGMSMGPGGGRPWPNPPNSNSTPYSSASPGSYVGPPGGGGPPGTPIMPSPADSTNSGDNMYTMINTVPPGGSRPNFPMGAGSDGPLGGMAGMEPHHMNGSLGSGDMDSLPKNSPGNLSMSNQPGTPREDGEMGGNFLNPFQNESYSPNMTMSV
- the ssbp2a gene encoding single-stranded DNA-binding protein 2 isoform X5; translated protein: MYAKGKSSNVPSDSQAREKLALYVYEYLLHVGAQKSAQTFLSEIRWEKNITLGEPPGFLHSWWCVFWDLYCAAPERRDTCEHSSEAKAFHDYSAAAAPSPVLGNLPPGEGMPVGPVPPGFFQPFMSPRYPGGPRPPLRLPNQGLGGVPGSQPMLPSGMDPTRQQGHPNMGGPMQRMTPPRGMVPLGPQNYGGGMRPPLNALVGPGMPGMSMGPGGGRPWPNPPNSNSTPYSSASPGSYVGPPGGGGPPGTPIMPSPADSTNSGDNMYTMINTVPPGGSRPNFPMGAGSDGPLGGMAGMEPHHMNGSLGSGDMDSLPKNSPGNLSMSNQPGTPREDGEMGGNFLNPFQNESYSPNMTMSV
- the ssbp2a gene encoding single-stranded DNA-binding protein 2 isoform X1, translated to MWQIYGFRFDLVLDDLLGGNREEKSLRSLVNERLALYVYEYLLHVGAQKSAQTFLSEIRWEKNITLGEPPGFLHSWWCVFWDLYCAAPERRDTCEHSSEAKAFHDYSAAAAPSPVLGNLPPGEGMPVGPVPPGFFQPFMSPRYPGGPRPPLRLPNQGLGGVPGSQPMLPSGMDPTRQQGHPNMGGPMQRMTPPRGMVPLGPQNYGGGMRPPLNALVGPGMPGMSMGPGGGRPWPNPPNSNSTPYSSASPGSYVVCMFMLTLLIFSRIGCNSLVMETKLWFQGPPGGGGPPGTPIMPSPADSTNSGDNMYTMINTVPPGGSRPNFPMGAGSDGPLGGMAGMEPHHMNGSLGSGDMDSLPKNSPGNLSMSNQPGTPREDGEMGGNFLNPFQNESYSPNMTMSV
- the ssbp2a gene encoding single-stranded DNA-binding protein 2 isoform X4, yielding MEGLALYVYEYLLHVGAQKSAQTFLSEIRWEKNITLGEPPGFLHSWWCVFWDLYCAAPERRDTCEHSSEAKAFHDYSAAAAPSPVLGNLPPGEGMPVGPVPPGFFQPFMSPRYPGGPRPPLRLPNQGLGGVPGSQPMLPSGMDPTRQQGHPNMGGPMQRMTPPRGMVPLGPQNYGGGMRPPLNALVGPGMPGMSMGPGGGRPWPNPPNSNSTPYSSASPGSYVVCMFMLTLLIFSRIGCNSLVMETKLWFQGPPGGGGPPGTPIMPSPADSTNSGDNMYTMINTVPPGGSRPNFPMGAGSDGPLGGMAGMEPHHMNGSLGSGDMDSLPKNSPGNLSMSNQPGTPREDGEMGGNFLNPFQNESYSPNMTMSV
- the ssbp2a gene encoding single-stranded DNA-binding protein 2 isoform X6, whose product is MWQIYGFRFDLVLDDLLGGNREEKSLRSLVNERLALYVYEYLLHVGAQKSAQTFLSESAAAAPSPVLGNLPPGEGMPVGPVPPGFFQPFMSPRYPGGPRPPLRLPNQGLGGVPGSQPMLPSGMDPTRQQGHPNMGGPMQRMTPPRGMVPLGPQNYGGGMRPPLNALVGPGMPGMSMGPGGGRPWPNPPNSNSTPYSSASPGSYVGPPGGGGPPGTPIMPSPADSTNSGDNMYTMINTVPPGGSRPNFPMGAGSDGPLGGMAGMEPHHMNGSLGSGDMDSLPKNSPGNLSMSNQPGTPREDGEMGGNFLNPFQNESYSPNMTMSV
- the ssbp2a gene encoding single-stranded DNA-binding protein 2 isoform X7, which translates into the protein MYAKGKSSNVPSDSQAREKLALYVYEYLLHVGAQKSAQTFLSESAAAAPSPVLGNLPPGEGMPVGPVPPGFFQPFMSPRYPGGPRPPLRLPNQGLGGVPGSQPMLPSGMDPTRQQGHPNMGGPMQRMTPPRGMVPLGPQNYGGGMRPPLNALVGPGMPGMSMGPGGGRPWPNPPNSNSTPYSSASPGSYVGPPGGGGPPGTPIMPSPADSTNSGDNMYTMINTVPPGGSRPNFPMGAGSDGPLGGMAGMEPHHMNGSLGSGDMDSLPKNSPGNLSMSNQPGTPREDGEMGGNFLNPFQNESYSPNMTMSV